Sequence from the Myxococcota bacterium genome:
GGCCGGTGCCAGCCTGGCCGGGCACCCGGATCTGCCCCTGTCCGTCCGCGTACAATGGCGCTCCCTTTCCGAAGGAGACCCCATGGCCGATCTGCGCGAGATGCCCGAGGCCGAGCTGCGCGAGCGCGTACGCAAGCTGCTCGCCGAGGTGCACCCGGAGAGGACCGACTCGATCACCTTCCGCCGCAAGCAGTTCGAGCACGGACTTGCGATGGTGCACTTCCCGGTGGGTCACGGCGGCCTGGGCATCAGCCCGAAGCAGCAGGTGACCGTGTACGACGAGATCGCGAAACACTCGAAGGTCGTGCACCACGACCCGCTGGTCGCGACGATCGGCATCGGTATGGGCATGCCCACGGTGCTCACGTACGCGAGCGAGGAGCAGAAGAAGTACCACTTGCCGCGCATCTTCTCGGGCGAGGACATCTGGTGTCAGATGTTCAGCGAGCCCAGCGCCGGCTCCGACGTGGCGGGTCTCTCCTCGCGCGCCGTGCGCGACGGTGACCACTGGATCGTGAACGGCCAGAAGGTGTGGACCTCGGTCGCGCACCTGTCGAGCTGGGGCATGCTGGTCGTGCGCACCAACCCGGACGTGCCGAAGCACGATGGTCTTTCGTACTTCATCGTCGACATGAAGACGCCGGGAGTCAGCGTGCGGCCGCTGTATCAGATCACCGGCGAGGCCGAGTTCAACGAGGTGTTCTTCGACAACGTGCGCATTCCGCACGCGAACATGCTCGGCAAGGAAGGCCAGGGCTGGCGCGTCGCGATCACCACGCTCATGAACGAGCGCGTGGCGATCGGCGGCGGCGGCGCCAAGAAGAAGGGCGCGGGCGCGATTTCGCAGGTCGTGCAGCTGTGGCAGAAGCGCAAGCCGGGCGCGCTGTCCGCCGCCCAGGAGGTGATCCTGCGCGACCGCGTGACTCGCGCGTGGATGGACAACGAGCTGCTGCGCATCACCAACCAGCGCGCGCGCGCGGCGCAGCGCTCGGGCAACCCCGGGCCCGAAGGCTCGGTGGGCAAGCTCGCGCAGGCCGAGATCAACA
This genomic interval carries:
- a CDS encoding acyl-CoA dehydrogenase family protein, with product MADLREMPEAELRERVRKLLAEVHPERTDSITFRRKQFEHGLAMVHFPVGHGGLGISPKQQVTVYDEIAKHSKVVHHDPLVATIGIGMGMPTVLTYASEEQKKYHLPRIFSGEDIWCQMFSEPSAGSDVAGLSSRAVRDGDHWIVNGQKVWTSVAHLSSWGMLVVRTNPDVPKHDGLSYFIVDMKTPGVSVRPLYQITGEAEFNEVFFDNVRIPHANMLGKEGQGWRVAITTLMNERVAIGGGGAKKKGAGAISQVVQLWQKRKPGALSAAQEVILRDRVTRAWMDNELLRITNQRARAAQRSGNPGPEGSVGKLAQAEINKRLWELAIDVLGPDGLAFEAGYELRQSGFDSRSLEGLAKYQFLRSRANSIEGGTSEIMKNILGERVLGLPGDPRVDKDVPWKDVPRS